The Danaus plexippus chromosome 24, MEX_DaPlex, whole genome shotgun sequence DNA window ATTCACAACTATAATAAGTGTAACAAAAGCGACGACTGAGGAGGCTGTATGCGGTAATGGACAAGTTGAACGACCCTTACAAAGATTGATACctgtatagattttatatcataatatattccaATTATACTCTACAATATAAGCCATAGGAATAATGTACGACAATTTACGTAACTTCTCGtaaatcagatttttttttaaattaagtgaagtttcaaataaacataatagaTTCGAAATTCAtacatatttagattttaaataaacatattgaatTAACTAGGAGATAAAAACATTGTACAAAGTTCAGAAAGTCGAGGTTTGAATTATTGAAACTTTATTATCTACCGAACATGCGCAACCGAGTTTAGGAAGTAAACAAAACTTATAGACTTCGAAAGTTTACAAGATTTTTAAAGAGAGAAACTACGTACCTTTAAGAATAAATGAAGCTAATCCCAGctgctttaattttttaaaatgcacTATCCACTTGGAATTTTATCACAACATTCCTCTGTTAAACCACTCTTAGAAAACTGGTAGCATCTCACACTTAAAACactttttgaaagaaaaactaAGCAAAACACTTTAAAGAAGCACTATATACCACGGGTTTTGTTCAGGAAATAACTTAAACTAAGGTTCTATGGTAAAAGATTATGTTTTGTTCggcaaaaacttttaaaatcgTAGTAAACAATCAGAGCAACAATCGGCACGCGACGGCCATCTTCCGCCAAAGCAAGGTTTAATGTTGTATACGCTAGAGGACACTAGGATCCAAACTTTTATAGTAGTTAAAGCaatgtgttaaaatttaaatataacatttattttaatatatgaatttggAAAGACCgcaattatagatttttttaattagataaaGAACTATCATCGAGTAAGGGAAAAGCTTTTAAtctatatagttatttattcattatactaAGGTAAAATTTTGCGTccctatataatttattggtaGTGATGATTCTGTGATTataggttttataaaattatacgtaataaaataatgggtatatatatgaaaactcCAATGAAGAATAAATTGTCCCTTGCAACATTTAGCAAGATGCGGAATAATGTCACTGTCATCTTGAATAGGGACCTAAGTATAGTATTCAGTACTTATTGTCGAAGAACCTACATAATTGATTCAAAAATACCTTGGTAGGACAATAAAATGcagaatttgaaattaaacataagaaggaattacaatatatatatgaaatatctgaaaaaaagtatttccTTCACATTTCTTTTTCTGTTAATGTTTATGTATGAAAACGTCTATTTAGGTGTAGTTTTTCCAAGTAAATCTAAGGGGGTTTGTACCTAATAACCATTTTGATTTTAGCAATTGACGATATTAAACTCCATTACGacgtattaaaaattgttattctgAAACTTTCATTCAAGTTTtgacatatataaacattgttattataatttcgcattttataaaaaattgccaaaaagaaatttaaatatgtccaGTCCATTTCACTCAACAgtgtcaaaatatttgattaatgtCTTTGTTCTCATAGGACTCCCTTACActgcataataaattaaaagtattaatattactattactaGAGTTACGAGCAAACAGTTTATTTTGAGCTAAAAAGTTTGTTAGATGATGCTTTTTATTAAGTGACTTACTTTGTTGTGACAGAAGTGCTATCAATTGAGAAACAATTTAGTAAACATTgagaatattaacaaaaactgATAATATCAAACACGAACATATAATGTTGCTGTTATCATAGTTttccatttatttcattcttaaaTCCTTCATGATACCCCTTCACTTGTGTTTATCTCATGTTGGTATAATAGCTTTTGCTAGAGACAAAatttctcagcattccatggattgaCTGTGTGGGTGCCAGGTCCATTgcattgcagggagaggagatTTAACAGTGTCTGGGTCTTACAAGCCAGGTGTAAGTTGAAGGGGCCCTTATCTAAAGTGCATTTAACTTTGCATTTAACGCTCACCTCAACCGTCCAAgatcctctctctacctaaccaataTTAGATGTTGGGTTTAAGATGATGATAGGAGCGAATATATGTCTGTAGAGAAATAGGTCaggtagttttaatatttagaataaacatCACTTGTGTTTTGAATCCAGTATTCAAGCTACCCTAAATCCACAATcctaaaaatctttttttaacgGGGAAGTGTTTGTcgttaattaaacatttaggttgcattttacaaatttaaacaagTTATTCAATgacaatgatttttattaataaccaacttccttattatttattaaatctgtgTATGGTTAaaacactttaatatttttgttaaataccaCTTACAACATAACACTTGTGAAATATCAATATGACATTATTAAACTACCTGAAACTGATATCGTAAATTTAATCccatttaatacattttctagaaataattagtttaacactcaaaatgaacaaaaatattttcttaatatatatatacataatataataaaaaaaaagtggaaAAAATATAGCTTGCTGTtggaaattgaattattttaacaatcgGTGAGATGGTATTATACACCATATATGTTGTCTGTGgatcaattaattatagttgTATTTGATAactaaatcttaattattatttatttatgtgtgaCACCAAACATTAGAGATTTTTaggaacttttaaaataataattgcaattatataataattaattaattcaataacataagtcataattatattaacaattatgcAAATTCAAATAGTAATGATATTCgtctattttaataaccagtaaatgttacaataatataaagatccaataaacgataaaattatataataaaggttTGTTTTTTCTACACCTAGCTGTAATATACAActtcttttcatttatttttccgTACTAAAATATCAGAACTGTAATCTGTAAAtgtataacagaaaaaaattattaaaatactgttaCAGTTATGATTGAAAAGACAGTAAGAGCACCGCcttctattttttaatagcaaaCTACTTAACCTGTATTTTGgctatgttattattttttttatatatttacataacaaaatattataaacttttatttaatgttcgaTATTCAAGTgggattttataattcatttttggaatagtttatatttccCACCGATTAAgctgaaattttgtatatacatttaaccAGGACGATAATATCTGGAACTCTGTTATATCGTCCATTCAGGAGCACAACGTATTttagagttttataaaattatattttgttatttatactcTTACAACAACAACGACAGGCAGAAtgagattaattaaaattaaaaaaatcgctcagaattatatttgaattgcaTAGGTGTTGTGAGAAATACTCCCAGATtcacacaatttatttttattatatacatttagatatacatgtataaaagtttattattcataattatgagactgactgactgactgactatCTTAACTAACCCGATACGCAAACGCCGCCTGTATGGAAGGCACCGCAAGTTCATCAGTTGAAAATTGAATCCACGTGACCTGAGTACTTGTCACTTGCCTATTTTAATGATCTTCCCTATTACTGTTCCGTTACAGCTTTTTACTTCTATGCCAGTGTTTGACATTCTATCATTTCTACAACTTATGACTTTTCTTCCTACTAGGGAAAGAAAGAAAAGTCCTGTTAATATTCCATATTGATGACGCCGGAGAACAAATCCTTTAAATATCCAAAACAATATAGCTAATGGGACTGGGACATAAAAGAGACTTCACACGGACGAAGTTAGTTTAGCTTAGGTTGAAATTTGTAAAGTGGGAATGCGAGTGCTCTCATTTTGATCGGATCTGCCTCAAATCTGGTTCAAGCAATTAGAAGACCATTTTGACACTTATGGTGTAAGGGAGATGCTAAAAATCAGTAGGCTATAGCAGGATACCAAAAACTACTTCATATAATGGACGCTCTTTCACGCTGAAGAAACAAATTgtcgaattaaaaatatagtctttGAACCTTTCAATTCTTTGAACCAGTTTGCCTCACACCTTGTGAGTAAGTGAAAAGTCCTGAAAGAAAGTTCGCagtataatgttaaaaaagtgCACTGCACAAAGATTTCAAAAATGATTTAAGACCGTATAAACTTCGGCTGAAGTTtggactttttaaaaaaaaaaaaaacgtagtGTTGTGACTCCTTGATAAGAGACGCTCCACCAAACACCCCCTGACTCAAAGCTGTTTTCCGACCACTTGTGCCGCTTCTTTAAAATTGCCAGTgcatacttaaaaatttttttcaatcttgaAAATTTTTAGAGGAATGACGTCATTTGCCGTCCGCTTCCGTAATCGTTGCCGTATTTGTTGAAACCGTTGCCGTATTGGTTGAAGCCAGTACCGGATTGGGCTCCAGTGTCAAAGAATTCACTGCCGCCGATGTCATGATTGTCTGTGTTCTCGGCGTGATTGATCTAAAGAAGGTAGAAAAATAGAACTAATATACTGTGTAAGAGTAGCTTTTGCTTCAGgttttaagtgaaaatttgtttaaaaaatatatatttaatttaaatttaccgaGGTACGGCTGCTGTGATGCTGGCCAATATCATGGAAGTTTCTCCTTCCGCCATTGTGGAATCCTCTGCTGTCCAAACCGCTGGCACCAGAACTGAAACCGCTATCTCCAAAACCGCTGCCTCGACTAAATTCAGACCCGCTAGTGCCGTATCCTAATTCATCCATTGCTAGTGGATTGGTGCGACGATTACCTAACCTAAGACCTCCCATTCTAGCGCCAGCTGGACCGAGATCGATCATGCCGTTTCCGTATCCAACATAGGGTTTTGGCTTAGCCTCAATTGCTACAACACAAGCGAGCATAGAGAAGacctgaaaaaatattaaagtatacctatgaaaaagtttaattctTCGTAATGCAAGGATCATATAcagataaagaattttttaaattaccgtatatttcattttgcacgtttaatgttttattcgttCGATGCTGACAGTTAAGACACGCTCAGTGGAATGATTTCCTAACAACAGGAATGTgtcttttatacttatttgattgtaattagtggttaattatgtttttttttttaatattcaaaagtgATTTAACTATAAGAGTTGATTAGGATGTTAAGTgcggattaaaaatatttagtcacCATTAGTCCATTAGTAAAACCAATCGATTATCCGAGTTAATAAAAGTTCTAGGAAACCTTATTAAATTAGGACATCGGGAAGATTGGAAAGAATATGATTCTTAGCTGATATAACTTGACATTACAAAAGAgaaatactaatatttctataatttaacacatatataaaatttgtgtcaACCCTTGGAGCTATTCTGTTAGtgtacacataaatattaagtgaatTATCGTCAATCTTTTcagtaatatgttattaatatcaggttaacaaattttgactctaaaatgttttcacttcaaaaatcaaaacgtcttttttaaaacgaatgtaataatatatgtccGTATATATCTAATACAGACCAAAGTTCTGTAATAAATGATTCGTTTCTGTAATgaaggtatttaaaattaatgaaatttataccagggtgtttattaaaataaaataccggcaaaaaaaaaatatatttttttcgaaatgCCGACTCTGGCTTTTATACAGGCCTTGAATCTGTTTGGCCACGACTCTATGGATTCACCCACCCACTGTTTCCAAGGGAAATTTTGGCCACTACTCGTtccaatgaattttaaaagactCAATGTAACCGTGTCGTTTAGAGCATGCCGTGTTTTCTAAAACTGACTATATTTTGAAGGCTCGAGGGTTGAGGACTGGCCCGGATGACGGCCAGTTTTTTAACTCTTATGGAGTCCGGGACGCTGGTTAAAGCCAGGCTTAGGTAGTTCTCGATTTCTGACTAAAAGCAGAGTCCTAATGGAAAATCCACAGTATATTTTCAAGGAGGAGTATTGCTGAGAGGtttcacaaaataattcaagACCGAATTGAGTTCTAACAGCATTCGGCGGGCCCTAACCTTTCTTTTCTTTGACAGACGAAGTGTTATTGTATCTGTTGATAAAAACTCTTCAAATATCTGGAATATCAGCGACGGCTCCATACCTGCTTTGTGCAATGAGATCACAGAAATCCTACTTTCTCAAACATCCCATTCTATATTGCGATTGGATAATTGACACGTGAACTTATGTGAAATtgcacaaattaaaaatttgaaaaaaaataaaaaaataatacagtttttatgcaacagtatattttattgaaaatctttaaGCCAAAAgtcattttcttttcaaaggATTTCTTTGAACGtggaatatgttttttatataatcttatttcgATTCTTTAGAAGTGTAAGTGGATATACAGAATTCATTGTCTCAAAAGCCAAAAAGGAGCAATAAATATGAGAACAcctgttgtataaaattaaatttaaatcaaaaatattgttaaagagattcagaaaattaagtagtttgaaattataaagaaaaaggtaaataactttttcaagtatttattcattacaatACAAAGACACTGGTAAATTTTTAGAGGAATGACGTCATTTGCCGTCCGCTTCCGTAATCGTTGCCGTATTTGTTGAAACCGTTGCCGTATTGGTTGAAGCCAGTACCGGATTGGGCTCCAGTGTCAAAGAATTCACTGCCGCCGATGTCATGATTGTCTGTGTTCTCGGCGTGATTGATCTAAAGAAGGTAGAAAAATAGAACTAATATACTGTGTAAGAGTAGCTTTTGCTTCAGgttttaagtgaaaatttgtttaaaaaatatatatttaatttaaatttaccgaGGTACGGCTGCTGTGATGCTGGCCAATATCATGGAAGTTTCTCCTTCCGCCATTGTGGAATCCTCTGCTGTCCAAACCGCTGGCACCAGAACT harbors:
- the LOC133319539 gene encoding heterogeneous nuclear ribonucleoprotein A3 homolog 2-like yields the protein MKYTVFSMLACVVAIEAKPKPYVGYGNGMIDLGPAGARMGGLRLGNRRTNPLAMDELGYGTSGSEFSRGSGFGDSGFSSGASGLDSRGFHNGGRRNFHDIGQHHSSRTSINHAENTDNHDIGGSEFFDTGAQSGTGFNQYGNGFNKYGNDYGSGRQMTSFL
- the LOC133319537 gene encoding heterogeneous nuclear ribonucleoprotein A3 homolog 2-like, with the translated sequence MKYTVFSMLACVVAIEAKPKPYVGYGNGMIDLGPAGARMGGLRLGNRRTNPLAMDELGYGTSGSEFSRGSGFGDSGFSSGASGLDSRGFHNGGRRNFHDIGQHHSSRTSINHAENTDNHDIGGSEFFDTGAQSGTGFNQYGNGFNKYGNDYGSGRQMTSFL